AGCAAAATTCTAAGGATGAAAAAGAAGATGGGATTGAGTTGAAGTTTGAAACAATTTCTAGCCATTGAAAACATGGTTTTGTATTGTCAAAACACAATATGAGAATTGAAAGGTCTTAGATATGATTGTTATGTTTGAGAAATCGATCCCCATGAACAAGagatgcaaaaaaaagaaagggaagatgGCAGAGAAGTTATGAAAAAGAGCATAATTAAACTCTGTCAACTAAGATTGATCTGGTAAACTTGCTATAgttagattttaatttgaacTAGTTTCAACATTAACAGACGTCTTCCTGAATTGAGTTATAGATGTTGATGTTTCTGCCTAAATTCACACGGTGAAAAAGCAATATTTCTTCCCAAAATGAAGTGCTTTCTCGGTCTTctgagggatttttttttttcttatgatgttgAGTTCATGGTCTGCAGGCATTACAAGCCAATGACCCAGCCGTGGTCCTGTGGAGCAGCTTGTAGACTGGTTAGATCCGTCCTCCACGAGGCTTTTATGCTAGCGAGAAAAGTTAGGCTGTAAGGATTGTTTTTTCAGCATTCAACAGCGAAACATTGACTGTTATGGTTACTACTTCCCTCCCTCCCATCGTTTGTAGTTGGTTAACTTGCAGATAGTAGCTCAAGAACATGAGTGTGCACAATATGCTTTGTTTGTGAATCAAAAAGATTAGGCTGGTTTTTTAGCATTCAACAGCGAAACAATATTGATTGTTATGGTTACTACTTCCAACTTGCAGATAGTAGCAAATAATCATATCAGAATCAAGAACATGATTCCCAATGTGCACAAATATGCTTTGTTCTGTGAATCAAAAAGATTTAACAGGTTTGTTTGGCAAGCAGGCAGCAATGTCTTTGGCTGCAAGGCCAAGATATCCAGGAAAATGGTTTTCAAGGCTGGCTGCTCTCACCCCTCACCGCTATTTGGCTTGGGACATCGGCACTGGAACTACTAACGGTGTTAGTTTCCCATGATCTCTCTTTAAGACTCAATAACTTATAAACTACATATATTAGCATACTTTTCCTACCAGTACAATCCAATGTCTGTTGTTTTCAGGTTGCCGAGCATTACAAGCAAGTGACACAAGTGAAGAACAGAAAAAGCATGCTGTGCCACATGCCCAAGTTCAGTGTTTTCACACCCCATTATCAAATGTCTGATGATCAACTAGCAGACATAATTGGTGGTGGAAATTCTGTTGATCTAGTAACAG
This Populus alba chromosome 7, ASM523922v2, whole genome shotgun sequence DNA region includes the following protein-coding sequences:
- the LOC118043527 gene encoding uncharacterized protein, producing MSLAARPRYPGKWFSRLAALTPHRYLAWDIGTGTTNGVAEHYKQVTQVKNRKSMLCHMPKFSVFTPHYQMSDDQLADIIGGGNSVDLVTVAAALQWFDLGRFYPIVKRISEKPGLYSIDCYKKLPFPFEEVVKELEGAWDGTDLLRTVN